The genomic segment CGAGTCTCTGGCGGTGCGCTGGATCAGGATCACGGCCTCCGGCCAGGGGACCATGCTGGCGGCCGTCGCGAAACCCGAAGGCGCCGGACCCTTCAAGACGGTCGTTCTCCTTCACGGGAGCCACGGCTTCGCGCGCGAATATGTCCGGTTGGCCCAGGCGCTCGCACGCGAGGGGCTTCTCGCGGTGGCCCCCTGCTGGTTCACGGGCGGAGGGGGCGCCGGGGCGCGCTTCGTCACGCCGATCGATTGCCCCGAGGCGCCGCCGATGCGCGAGGCCGCGGACCCGAAGACGCTCGAAGTCGTCGGTGCTCTCGTCGCGGCCGCGCGGACGCTGCCGGACGTTCGTGCCGATCGGATCGGGCTCTTCGGCCACTCGCGCGGCGCCGGAGCCGCGCTGAACTTCGTCCTGAGGGGACGCGACGTGCAAGCCGCGGCCCTCAACTCGTCGGGGTATCCGAGCGCGCTCACAGAGCTCGCATCCCGGGCCGGTGCCCCGCTCCTGATCCTTCACGGCACGGCGGACGGCCCCGCGGATGGCGGGTCAGATTTCACGAGCATCCAGAGGGCGCGCGAGTTCGAGGCGGCGCTGCGGCGGATCGGGAAGCCCGTGGAGAGCCATTACTACGAGGGGAGCGGACACAACGGCCTCTTCACGAGCTCGAGTCAGTTCGATGACGAAGCGAAGCGCATGGCGGCGTTCTTCAAGCACAATCTAGGAGACTGACATGAACCTGTTGGCGAGCCCACTCCGGCAGCTTCTCATCCTTGCGGCCATCGCCCTCGCCGGTCTCTCGTTCGGCGCCGCGTCAGCCGGGGCAGCCGGCGAAGAGCGGATATCGCACGCGGCGGAGTCGATCCACCAGGAGGTCCTCTTCGAGGCGAGCCCGGCCCGCGTCTACGAAGCCCTGACCCGCACCGACGAGTTCTCCGGGGTCATGCGCCTCAGCGCGGCCGTGAAGTCAGGGATGGCGCTCGGGACCAAGGCGACGTCGATCAGCGGTGACGTGGGTGGCGCGTTCACACTTTACGGCGGCCACATCCTCGGCCGACAGATCGAGCTCGTGCCGAACGAGCGCATCGTCCAGGCCTGGCGCGCGGCGGGCTGGGATGCCGGGGTCTACTCGATCGCGAGATTCGAGCTCTCCGCGCAGGGCGCAGGAACCAGGCTCGTCTTCGACCACACGGGGTTTCCGGAGGGCCAGGCCGCGCATCTGGCGGAGGGTTGGAGGACCAACTACTGGGAACCGCTCGCGAAGTTCCTCGCGTCGTCCGGATCCTCCGCCGCCGGACAGGCGAAGCCTTAGTGACATCCCGTCCGACCTGGGGCATCGCGCCTTACTTCATCGTGGACGACGTCGTCGCCACCGCCAACGACTACCGCGACAGGCTCGGCTTCCGTTACGAGCGCTTCTGGGGCGAGCCGCCGTGCTTCTGCATGGTCCGGCGCCACGGCGTGACG from the Acidobacteriota bacterium genome contains:
- a CDS encoding SRPBCC domain-containing protein: MNLLASPLRQLLILAAIALAGLSFGAASAGAAGEERISHAAESIHQEVLFEASPARVYEALTRTDEFSGVMRLSAAVKSGMALGTKATSISGDVGGAFTLYGGHILGRQIELVPNERIVQAWRAAGWDAGVYSIARFELSAQGAGTRLVFDHTGFPEGQAAHLAEGWRTNYWEPLAKFLASSGSSAAGQAKP
- a CDS encoding dienelactone hydrolase family protein, which codes for MTTPLPSVSAAEPPPGTESLAVRWIRITASGQGTMLAAVAKPEGAGPFKTVVLLHGSHGFAREYVRLAQALAREGLLAVAPCWFTGGGGAGARFVTPIDCPEAPPMREAADPKTLEVVGALVAAARTLPDVRADRIGLFGHSRGAGAALNFVLRGRDVQAAALNSSGYPSALTELASRAGAPLLILHGTADGPADGGSDFTSIQRAREFEAALRRIGKPVESHYYEGSGHNGLFTSSSQFDDEAKRMAAFFKHNLGD